The following proteins are co-located in the Flavobacterium sp. CECT 9288 genome:
- a CDS encoding valine--tRNA ligase: MTIPAQFDAKTIENKWYDYWMKNNYFHSEPDHRTPYTIVIPPPNVTGVLHMGHMLNNTIQDVLIRRARLKGFNACWVPGTDHASIATEAKVVAKLKAEGINKNDLTREEFLAHAWEWTDKYGGVILDQLKKLGASCDWERTKFTMDPDMSASVIKSFVDLYNKGLIYRGYRMVNWDPEAKTTLSDEEVIYEEQQGKLFFLRYKIEGTEEFLTIATTRPETIFGDTAICINPNDERFAHLKGKKAIVPICGRVIPIIEDEYVDIEFGTGCLKVTPAHDMNDKTLGEKHNLEIIDIFNEDATLNSFGLHYQGQDRFAVREPIAIELQTIGALAKTETHLNKVGTSERTKAVIEPRLSDQWFLKMEELVKPAIKSVLEDGDIKLHPARFNNTYAHWLNNIRDWNISRQLWWGQQIPAYFYGDGKEDFVVAENIDDALKLAREKTLNLELETKDLKQDVDALDTWFSSWLWPMSVFGGIMDPESEDFKYYYPTNDLVTGPDILFFWVARMIIAGYEYTGQKPFTNVYLTGLVRDKQRRKMSKSLGNSPEPLELIEKFGADGVRVGLLLSASAGNDIMFDEELCNQGKAFTNKIWNAFKLIKGWEVSDTIEQPESSKVAIEWYEAKLQQTLAEIEDNFEKYRISDALMAIYKLVWDDFCSWFLEMIKPAYQQPIDSITFAKAIEMLENNLKLLHPFMPFLTEEIWHLIAERTAEEALIVATWPELKSFDSQLITNFESTIEVISGIRTIRKDKNIPFKDAIDFRVLNNENASTYFDSVVVKLGNINDLEYVSDKVEGALSFRVNSNEYFIPITGKIDVAAEIAKLTEELNYIKGFLKSVQVKLSNEKFVANAKPEVIENERKKEADALSKIETIEHSLAGLQ, encoded by the coding sequence ATGACAATTCCTGCACAATTCGACGCTAAAACTATTGAAAATAAGTGGTATGACTACTGGATGAAGAATAATTATTTTCACTCAGAGCCAGATCATAGAACACCATATACCATAGTAATTCCTCCACCAAATGTAACCGGAGTTTTGCATATGGGGCATATGCTTAACAATACCATACAAGATGTATTGATAAGAAGAGCTCGATTAAAAGGTTTTAATGCGTGCTGGGTTCCTGGTACTGATCACGCATCTATAGCAACAGAGGCGAAGGTTGTAGCAAAGTTGAAGGCAGAGGGAATCAATAAAAATGATCTAACTCGTGAGGAATTCTTAGCGCATGCGTGGGAATGGACAGATAAATATGGCGGAGTAATTTTGGATCAATTAAAAAAACTTGGTGCTTCTTGCGACTGGGAACGAACAAAATTTACAATGGACCCTGATATGTCAGCTTCGGTAATTAAATCTTTTGTTGATTTATACAACAAAGGTTTGATTTATAGAGGATACCGAATGGTAAATTGGGATCCTGAAGCTAAAACAACTTTGTCTGACGAAGAAGTTATATATGAAGAACAACAAGGAAAGCTCTTTTTTCTTAGATATAAAATTGAGGGTACAGAAGAATTTCTAACCATTGCTACAACACGTCCAGAAACAATTTTTGGAGATACTGCAATTTGCATCAACCCTAACGATGAACGTTTTGCTCATTTGAAAGGTAAAAAAGCAATTGTCCCAATTTGCGGAAGAGTAATTCCAATCATTGAAGATGAGTATGTTGATATCGAATTTGGAACAGGTTGTTTAAAAGTGACTCCTGCTCACGATATGAATGACAAAACTCTTGGAGAAAAGCATAATCTTGAGATTATTGATATTTTTAACGAGGATGCAACTTTAAATAGTTTTGGACTGCACTATCAAGGGCAAGATCGTTTTGCGGTTCGGGAACCTATTGCTATAGAATTGCAAACAATAGGTGCTTTAGCAAAAACAGAAACGCATCTTAATAAAGTAGGAACTTCAGAAAGAACCAAAGCTGTTATCGAGCCACGCTTGTCTGATCAGTGGTTTTTAAAAATGGAAGAATTAGTTAAACCAGCAATCAAATCAGTGCTTGAGGATGGTGACATTAAATTGCATCCAGCGCGTTTCAATAATACCTATGCACATTGGTTAAACAATATTAGAGACTGGAATATCTCCCGTCAATTGTGGTGGGGACAACAAATTCCAGCTTATTTTTACGGTGATGGAAAAGAGGATTTTGTAGTTGCAGAGAATATTGATGATGCCTTAAAGTTAGCAAGAGAGAAAACTTTAAACCTTGAACTTGAAACAAAAGATTTAAAACAAGATGTGGACGCCTTAGACACTTGGTTTTCTTCTTGGCTGTGGCCAATGTCTGTTTTTGGAGGAATTATGGATCCTGAAAGCGAAGATTTTAAATATTATTATCCAACGAATGATTTGGTTACAGGTCCAGATATTTTGTTTTTCTGGGTAGCCAGAATGATCATTGCAGGGTATGAATACACGGGGCAGAAACCTTTTACGAACGTATATCTGACTGGTTTAGTAAGAGATAAACAACGCCGAAAAATGTCTAAATCTTTAGGGAATTCTCCTGAGCCTTTAGAATTGATTGAAAAATTTGGTGCTGATGGAGTTCGTGTAGGATTGCTTTTGAGTGCTTCTGCTGGAAATGATATTATGTTTGATGAAGAGTTGTGCAACCAAGGGAAAGCGTTTACTAATAAAATTTGGAATGCCTTCAAATTGATAAAAGGTTGGGAAGTTTCAGATACAATTGAGCAACCCGAATCATCAAAAGTAGCAATTGAATGGTACGAAGCTAAATTGCAGCAAACTCTAGCTGAAATTGAAGATAATTTCGAAAAATATAGAATTTCTGATGCCTTAATGGCTATTTATAAATTGGTTTGGGACGACTTCTGTTCTTGGTTTTTAGAAATGATTAAACCAGCATATCAGCAACCAATTGACAGTATAACTTTTGCGAAAGCGATTGAAATGCTTGAAAATAACCTGAAATTATTGCATCCGTTTATGCCTTTCTTGACTGAGGAAATTTGGCATTTAATTGCAGAGAGAACGGCTGAAGAAGCTTTAATAGTTGCAACATGGCCAGAATTAAAATCATTTGATTCACAATTAATTACAAATTTTGAATCTACAATAGAAGTAATTTCAGGAATTAGAACAATTCGTAAGGATAAAAACATACCCTTTAAGGATGCTATTGACTTTAGAGTACTAAATAATGAAAATGCGTCAACTTATTTTGATAGCGTTGTTGTTAAATTAGGAAATATTAATGATTTAGAATACGTTTCAGATAAAGTAGAGGGAGCACTTTCTTTCCGTGTTAATTCTAACGAATATTTTATTCCAATTACTGGAAAAATCG
- a CDS encoding DUF1573 domain-containing protein, with product MKKTITLLTLILFSSIGLAQNGPKINFEAPDNTIDYGRVKNTESGVRDFVFTNTGNAPLIITNVLSTNGCTFPYKPTEPVMPGKTGKISVKYNMTLGPIRKTITVESNAVNYEGGRIALKIKGEVVTD from the coding sequence ATGAAAAAAACGATTACATTACTTACATTAATTTTGTTTTCAAGTATTGGCCTGGCTCAAAACGGACCTAAAATTAATTTTGAAGCTCCTGACAATACCATTGATTATGGAAGAGTGAAAAATACTGAAAGTGGAGTTCGAGATTTTGTTTTTACAAATACAGGTAACGCTCCGCTAATTATTACAAATGTGTTATCTACAAACGGATGTACTTTCCCGTACAAACCTACAGAACCCGTGATGCCTGGTAAAACTGGTAAAATAAGTGTAAAATACAACATGACTCTTGGACCTATAAGAAAAACAATTACAGTGGAATCTAACGCTGTAAATTATGAGGGTGGAAGAATTGCTCTAAAAATAAAAGGAGAAGTCGTTACAGACTAA
- a CDS encoding pyridoxal phosphate-dependent aminotransferase produces the protein MPTISNKGKQMPESPIRKLVPFSEIAKKKGHKVYHLNIGQPDIKTPEVAMQAVKNIDLTILEYSHSAGNESYRKKLSNYYTQQGIDVSTENIIITTGGSEALLFAMGSTMDQGDEIIIPEPFYANYNGFSTASGVTVVPVISTIENGFALPAVADFEKLITAKTKAILICNPGNPTGYLYSKEEILQLAELVKKHDLFLISDEVYREFTYDGDVHYSVMSIPGLEEHAIMIDSVSKRYSMCGARIGCITSKNKEVMAAAMKFAQARLSPPTIEQIASEAALDTPQSYFDEVISEYRERRDTLIEELNKIDGVVISKPKGAFYCIAQLPIDNADAFAQWLLESFDLNGETVMVAPAAGFYSSPGMGLNQVRIAYVLKKEDLIKAVAILKAAIPAYNAL, from the coding sequence ATGCCAACTATATCTAACAAAGGCAAACAAATGCCTGAATCACCAATACGTAAATTGGTCCCATTCTCTGAAATTGCAAAAAAGAAAGGTCATAAAGTATACCACCTAAACATTGGACAACCAGACATAAAAACTCCTGAAGTTGCAATGCAAGCTGTAAAAAATATTGACTTAACCATCTTAGAATACAGTCATTCTGCTGGAAATGAATCGTATCGTAAAAAATTATCGAATTATTACACCCAACAAGGTATTGATGTATCTACAGAAAATATTATAATTACCACTGGAGGTTCTGAAGCATTACTTTTTGCAATGGGAAGCACCATGGATCAAGGGGATGAAATTATTATTCCAGAACCTTTTTATGCAAACTACAATGGTTTTTCAACTGCTTCAGGTGTTACCGTTGTTCCAGTAATATCGACTATTGAAAATGGGTTTGCACTGCCAGCAGTAGCCGATTTTGAAAAGTTAATTACAGCAAAAACAAAAGCAATCTTGATTTGTAATCCTGGAAATCCAACAGGTTATTTATACTCAAAAGAAGAAATTCTGCAACTGGCAGAACTTGTAAAAAAGCATGATTTGTTTTTAATCTCAGATGAAGTGTACCGTGAGTTTACTTATGATGGTGATGTACATTATTCTGTAATGAGTATTCCTGGACTTGAGGAGCACGCAATTATGATTGATTCTGTATCAAAACGTTACAGCATGTGTGGCGCAAGAATAGGCTGTATCACATCAAAAAATAAAGAAGTGATGGCAGCGGCTATGAAATTTGCACAAGCACGTTTGAGTCCACCTACCATAGAACAAATTGCTAGCGAAGCAGCTTTAGATACACCTCAATCTTATTTTGACGAAGTTATATCAGAATATAGAGAAAGACGTGATACCTTAATTGAAGAGTTAAACAAAATTGATGGTGTTGTTATCAGTAAGCCAAAAGGTGCTTTTTACTGTATCGCACAATTACCAATAGATAACGCTGATGCTTTTGCACAATGGTTACTAGAAAGTTTTGACTTGAATGGTGAAACTGTTATGGTAGCACCAGCTGCTGGCTTTTACTCTTCTCCAGGAATGGGTTTAAACCAAGTACGTATAGCGTATGTCTTAAAGAAAGAAGATTTAATTAAAGCCGTTGCCATTTTAAAAGCTGCAATTCCAGCTTACAACGCGTTATAA
- a CDS encoding aspartyl protease family protein, with protein MKSILLFFLLCVIFPVYSQDGFQFQGKATKTVVPFQLINNLVFVPIKVNGVELNFLLDTGVAETILFSLEEKKEFRFLNTKKITLRGLGSQKSVEGLKSTNNTLAFSHMISRNHLLYIVLDPEFNFSSHVGIPVNGIIGYQFFRNNLVEIDYQHKKIIVYKHDEKNRLKVSKKSAVLPIIVEKSKPYIFSNVIIDTGIIPVKLLIDIGNSDALWLFNNNRNDLQIPSKNFDDFLGKGFSGDIEGKRARIARFELGTFHFDSPLAAFPDSVSVKNVEMVPGRMGSVGGEIMRRFKVIFDYKNNELFLKKNNNFKSSFTYNRSGIEVEHYGLVWVQETVKMEAVSSSLGYSEGGGGVTVYPNDFKYKFQLKPNFQISHVRKKSAAARSGLKSGDVIVKINRLNPYEMTLQEIRAIFKDEDNKWITIEVQRNSIPLKFQFQLDNIL; from the coding sequence ATGAAATCAATTCTACTTTTCTTCTTACTGTGTGTAATTTTTCCTGTTTATTCTCAAGATGGTTTTCAGTTTCAAGGTAAAGCGACTAAAACGGTTGTTCCTTTTCAGTTGATTAATAATTTAGTTTTTGTACCCATAAAAGTAAATGGTGTTGAGCTTAATTTTTTATTGGACACAGGTGTTGCCGAAACCATTCTTTTTAGTCTGGAAGAAAAAAAAGAGTTCCGTTTTCTAAATACAAAGAAAATAACCCTAAGAGGTTTGGGAAGTCAAAAATCTGTAGAAGGATTAAAATCAACTAATAATACACTTGCCTTTAGTCATATGATTAGTAGAAATCATTTGTTGTATATTGTATTAGATCCAGAATTTAATTTTTCTTCTCATGTGGGTATTCCAGTAAATGGAATCATTGGTTACCAGTTTTTCAGAAATAATTTAGTAGAAATTGATTATCAGCATAAGAAAATTATTGTTTATAAGCATGATGAAAAGAATCGATTAAAGGTATCTAAAAAATCAGCTGTTCTGCCTATAATAGTAGAAAAATCTAAACCTTATATATTTAGTAATGTAATTATTGATACTGGTATCATTCCTGTTAAATTGTTAATTGATATCGGCAACAGTGATGCGTTATGGTTGTTTAATAACAATAGAAATGATTTGCAAATTCCCTCTAAAAATTTCGATGATTTTCTTGGAAAAGGTTTTAGTGGAGATATTGAAGGGAAAAGAGCTAGAATAGCTCGTTTTGAGTTGGGGACTTTTCATTTTGATAGTCCATTAGCAGCCTTTCCTGATAGTGTGTCTGTAAAGAATGTTGAAATGGTTCCTGGTAGAATGGGATCGGTTGGAGGTGAAATTATGCGTAGATTTAAAGTAATTTTTGATTATAAAAATAATGAACTTTTTTTGAAAAAAAATAATAATTTTAAAAGCTCTTTTACTTACAATAGAAGCGGCATAGAGGTAGAACATTATGGTCTTGTATGGGTACAAGAAACAGTAAAAATGGAGGCTGTATCTTCAAGTTTAGGTTATAGTGAAGGTGGGGGAGGAGTAACAGTTTATCCCAATGATTTTAAATACAAGTTTCAGTTAAAACCAAATTTTCAAATATCACATGTAAGAAAAAAATCAGCAGCAGCAAGATCAGGTTTGAAAAGTGGTGATGTAATTGTTAAGATTAATAGACTCAATCCTTATGAAATGACCTTACAAGAGATTAGAGCTATATTTAAAGATGAGGATAATAAATGGATTACGATTGAAGTACAACGTAATAGTATACCGCTAAAATTTCAATTTCAACTGGATAACATTTTATAA